The Lynx canadensis isolate LIC74 chromosome A2, mLynCan4.pri.v2, whole genome shotgun sequence DNA segment CTTGTGCCATCGGGTTGGTCCTCACTCACCTGCTGCACCTCTAGCACCACCACCCGCTCCTTAGCCAACTCTGGGGATAGCAGCTCAAAGCAGAGGAGCGTGTCAGATGGGGACACAGTGTCCAATGAGTGGGAGGGCAGGAATACACGGTGGAAACGATTCTTAATCACCTGGGGACAGAGGACACACAGATCCTATATGAGGACAAGCCCTTTCTATAGCCCTGCCCCAGGGCACAAGAAAGCTTGGACCTGAACCTGGGTCTAGGCAGCAGAGTGGGGATTGTGGCCCCAAAGCAGCATATGCCTCTGCTGATACCAGCCTCAGTGCCTAAGAAAATAAGCAGTCGGGTGCTTCAGAGAGCCTGAAAGTCAGGACTAGGGACAGTATCAACCCAACCAGTACTCTGGTGAAACCAGCACTTCACCACACTGAAGGCCTCTACCCTGCTATCAATTAGTGGGGTCCTGCTGAGACTGCAACATGGCTGTTACAGTGGAGGGGTCACATTTGAGGAGGCTCCTTCCCACTTCTATCCCCAAAGAAAAGAGCACTTCCAGGCTGGAAGCTAGGAAACTTAGGGGAAGACTAGCACACAAATCTTGGATAATACGAGGGAGTAGCAGGATGGAGGGAGAACAACAGCTGGGGGGAAAGGCAGCCCTCCAGCTCCAGCTTCTTGTTGGAAGACAGAAAAGCAGTTGAGGGCCCTCACCCAAAGGGGGAGTAAACACTGATGATGGGAACCTTGGGAACTTACAGACTTCTGTTACACAGCCCAAAAGCCTGGTTTCACCCATGCCTCACCCCCTAGCACACCACTGTGCAGCCACACgcacatttgtgtgtatgtacagGGATGCCAACAACCATCCACATGTGACTGCACACCCTAAGTACATACACAGATCCATGTGTGTAAGAGCTTGAGGAAAGACAGATATACCTCAGCTAGACGCAGGTTCTCAGGCTTCACGTGGACACTCTGAGAGAGGGATTCCAACACTTCACTTGCACTGGAGTTCTCCTTGCTGATGCTCACCAGAAACTGTGGTGACAAGAGTAGAGACCCTGGGGGAGGTGGACCGGGGTCTTCGGGATTGCCCAGAAATAGGAGCTTACTTCTCACCTTGATGGGTTTGCTGTGCGGCTCCCGGGCAAAATAGAAGACGGGGAGAACCTTCTGCTTCTGTGGCAAGGGTACTGGCAGGTAGAGGAATGGGTCAAAAGTGATGGAGACCTGCGGATGCACAAGTGGCACTAGGTGGCTGCACAGGGAGTCGGGAACAGGATGCTCACACCCAGGGAGCCCAATCCAGGCACTCGGATGGCTCTCAGGGCCTCAGAGCCAACCAGCAAACTCTCAGGTTTGAGAACACCAGACAGACTAGAAGGGTCTTTCTGGCAATCGAGGCCCTGCCCAGCCTCACCACTTATCAATTTGCCCCTCACTTGTAACCCACATCTTCCCAATACTACCCATACCCCTGCCCCACCTTATCGCTGTCTTGGCGCCCAAACACTCCTTTAACCTCAGTCAGGAAACCTACCCAGCCTGATTTCTGCAGCCCACAAAGCAGCCGAAGGCCTCCGTCAGCTTCTTTGCCCAAACAGCATCTAAAGATGCACATGCCTCCAACCCCAGTTTGACCAAGCTAGCTAGACCAAGCTAGGAGCCTCTTTCCAGGGGAGCCCTTCACACCTtggcacacacagggcacacCAGCTTCGACTTATACTGGCCCTGAAACAGGTCTACGATGAAAGAGTCATTCCTCATCTTATGCCGCTGCCATGCTTCTTCAGCCACCACCTGAGGAGCAGAGTGGTGAGGATCAAGGAGCCCTGGGGACTGGGATGTGCATGAGATatgcccacctctgcccccaacccTGACTGACCTCATCGGGCCGCCCATCTGAATCCACAGTTTCTGTGTAGGGCTTGTTCTGAATGCGATTCAAGTCTTCATGCAGCCCATCCAGCAAGAAAGCCATGAACTCCTGGGCATCATGCTGCGCATAGCCTGTGAACTGGCTGGCCTTGCTCGCCACAATGGCCTGGATGCAGGGGCCAAGTGTGAGCACGGAGACCCAGCACCCACCCCGTACCCAGCTGGTCAGCCTTCCCCACCCACTCTAGCCAGGGGTAGGAATGGCCACAGATCACCTTCAACTTGGAAGGCTGGAAGGCATGGTGGGTGCCCTTCCACAGTGCCCGGAGCAACACAGCAAAGCCAATGGCCAGACGCCCACCAGTCCCCAGTGGGTTGTTGTAGTTGATCTCGGCCTCAAAGGAGCGGTCTAGGGACAGCAGCCAAGTACAGGTGTGAGCAGGGAAAAGATTCCCCTCTGCCACAgccctgggctccaggccctgctCTCACCGTGGAAGAAGTCCCGGAGCTCCCGAGTATTGGACAGAGATTGAATGACACTGTTCATGAAGCAGGTGTTGCCTAGGTTGACAAGGCCAGTGAAGCCAGGCAAACacaccttcttctcttcctcctcctcttcctccacactATCTCCACTCACAGGGCTGTGGGGCATTGGAGGCACCATACATGTGGGCTTGGGCTGTGGAAGCAAGGAGGGGCATGAGCGAGCAGCCCTGAGGTTCTGCAGCCTCTAACCTTGGCCCTCCCCACCCAGGATTCTCACCGAGGCTAGGTGTGGCTCTGGCTTTGGGGCTACATGCTCCATGGGGGTGCGGGCCACCACACCATCCAGCCCCGTGTCCTCAGATCGAGCCTTGGGTTTTTCCTTCTCCACAGCCCGAGCTTCCTCCTGGCCTGtgagagggtggggggcacctcCCGGTGGGGTTGAATCCAGAGGGGTTGGACCTGTCGGCACGGCAACCTTTGCACCACCCACTGCACCTTAAAAAGGGGGAATGAGGGGGCTGGTGGTTAGCAGCATGTGGTGGGGATGAGGGTCTGAGTTATGTGGGCTGGACGATGAAGGGAGCTCGTGTGCAGACCTCGTGCAGCTGGGGCCTCCAGGCCCCCCCAGCGCTGACTTTGCCGCTTTCGGAGGCAGATGTCAATTCGAGAGGCCGTGAAGCAAAAGGTGCACTGCTCAGGCTCAATCAGGTTCCTGTGGGGAAAGGCTGAGCTCAGGGACTTAGGTGGAGTGGATATTGGGCTAAATGGGCCAGGGAGACGGAGCCCAGGGTGGGACAGGCATAGTGCTGGGGCCAGGAACCACCCACCTGAGCTTCACCTGCCAACGGAAGATGGTATGGGGCCCACAGCCTGGGTGTAGTCTCAGGAAGTTTCCATCCCTGCagaagcagagcaggggcagggcaggagggagggtgggaagaaaagCATGAGATACAATGTCCTGCCTGAAGTGCACTGTCTGCCCAGTCTCCTGCCACCCCACCCACCTGGTCTGGAAGATAAGTGTGAAATCTTGCTCGCGGAAAAGCACTCGAGAAGTGTCCCTGCAGATTTCTTTCACGTACACATGCACCACCACTGAATCCGGGCCCTTCTCATATGAGTCATTCTTGACAAATGCCAGGTTCACCATGGACTCCGGCTCTACATTGAAACCACAGCTCAGCACCGCCCAGGACAGGTTCCAGCCCGTGGCTGTTCTATTCCCTATCCGTCCACCAACCTTGCAACCCAACCTAGAGCTCTGCttaccacccccagccccacctttACCATCCACCAAGGTTAGAGCATCTGCTGCCTCTGTCATCTCCTCTTTGGAACGGTCACCTTTCTCAGGATCTCTGCTCCGAGCCATGGCTGGGGAGACTGGATCATTGCTGGGGGACACGGTCTTCTCTCCTGCCAAGAGTGCTAGATTCTCCTCTGAACCCAAAAGGCAGGTCTGGGGGTTCAGCGGTGGTACCCGGAGCTGTTCCTCAGCCTCAGCCTATTTGTGGCAAGATTGTGGGCAGGATCAGCCCTAGGTCTGGCAGGTGGCCCCCCACTGCAGTCCATCTCCCTACCCTCCCATCTCCCACAGGTACCCCACtctcacctgggtggctgtctcAGCCAAGAAGGGGGGGGCATCGCCCCGGGGTCCAGGCCCATCTCTGGACCCTTCCCCATCTGGCCCTCTGCGGAGATGCACAGCCCTCTTGGCGCTGGGCCCTGCCTGGGCCCCGGGGCCAGCCCCTGCGCCTACCTCACCACGGCCCTGGGCCCTCTTCTGGTTCCGGGCCTCCTGTTTACCCCGCCGGGGCTCAGGGCCTGGCTCCAGGGCAATGGGAGATGGCTCCTGCCCATTCTCCTGACACCGCAGCCCTGGCAACGCCTCCTGGGTCCCTAGAGGTTTCTTCTACCAAAGATACAGCAGTCAGGCCCTGTCAACCACACTGGGTATCCCTACCCTACTCTGCTGTGGAACTTACCAGAAGAGAGGGCCATGTGAGCAGAGGCACCTTCTTGGGCAGTGCCAGCTGCAGGAGGCCACCCTTGCGGGCTTGTACTTTGGTGCAAGAACTTTCTATCTCAGCATAGAAAACACCACCCCACTGCCGACCACCTGGAAATAGAATAAGGGCAGTGAACTGTGGTGGGGAATATCAGAGGATTCAAATACACTGCTGGGCTCAGGGCAGATGGGCACACCTGGAAGCCGCACCACGCAGTCTGTGTCTGTGAAAGCAGCATCCACCTCCTCCAGCCGCAGGGGACCCGCTCCCACACGCAGCTTGACAATCACCTCATCTGCACTCTGCCTCCAATCAAGCAACAACTCTGTAGGAGGAGTACCAACAAGACTCTGAGGGTCTCCATAAACTCCCAATGGGGACAAGCAGGTGCCACAGACCCAGCCCTAACAGGACTGCTCCAGATGAAGGCTATAGCCCCAGTGTGCCCTCCTCATCCATAGCACTCTAGCATCCAAAAGGCCAATTCATTACTCACCCTCTTTGGCCTGCTCCTCCCGAGAGGACACTGACCCTGacaacaaagaaaagaacagggaaaTGATGATGGGGAGGCAGCCTTCAAGACCCCACCACTCCACCAAGCACCATCTTCAGTATCTCAGCCAAGTATGCAGACCTCAAAGCTGAGGCTCTACCCAGCCTGCTGTGGGTTCTTCTCTTGGTATCAGACCAACACAGAAAGAACTGTCATCTCCCAACCCCCAATCTGTATGCTCaaaaggcaggaggaggagaCCACAAACATTCTGGGAATGCCACTTTCACCTCTCCTAGGATCTCCATCCTTGCTCTCCTGGTTTGCTCGATCCTTCTGCTTCTTCTTACTGGTGGCCTCCTCCAGTCCTGGGGGACCTCTCCTTGGGCCCGTGGTGCTGGCCCCACCAGACATCTTGAGCCGCTTGGTCGACAGCCAGAGTGCCCCGGGGTCGGCAACGGCGTCTGGGTCAGGGCTACGGCGCTTTCTTCCTGGCCCAGCTATCTTGGCAACTCTTTGTGGCCAAATTCTCCAACAAGGAACTGACAGCCTAATGAGAAGGAAGCAGTGATCACTACCAAGGCCCAACAATTTGCTCCTTGGTTACAACCAGAGCTCAGCAACCCAGGATACAACTAACCCTACAGAGCAATATCTCACCACCTAATGTGGCCCTGGACACTCTTGGACtattctgaaaaggaaataaacaatacaagTGGCAACAACAACTTCTGGCAGAGACTCCTAGTTGACTGCCATACAGACCCACAAAGATGGGATCCTCACTGAGAAGGTGCCAGGTCAAGGCAGCCATGGCCTGGAACCAGGCTCCTCCACCAATCTGGAAAGGAGCCATGGCTCCAGCCCACAGGGCTGGCACTCTGAGCAGGGTGCTCACTTTTCCTCACTCTCGCTGGCTGCTTAGTCACCACCCGAGAAGtaggaggtgaaggaggaaggcagaaagaagacAACCAAGCAGCAAGGGGACCAGGCTCTGTGGCTAACGACAGGCCCAACTCAGGTGCTACCACTGCACAGGCAAGGTCCTGGGGTTAAGGGGCTCCACCTGCTGCCTGCCAACTCCCACCTTCCTCTGAAACTATTTCCATGTGCTGTTTAGGTTTTCTTCCTACATCCCAAGAGATTTTTCTCTCCGGCTGCTGTCCCAAGCAGAGAGGGGACTGCAAAAGCTGGGGTGAAAAGGGTATCCAGCTGTCACACTACCCTTTCAGCAGCAATCCTGCCCCAGAACCAAAGCCGGCTGGGTATCCAGTTTGAGACTGAAACAGACAGCATCCCCTTCCTTCCTAGATCCACTCACTCATGAGAAGTGGGCTAGCGACCTCCTACCCAGTTTCCCACAAACCCGCCAGTAGATTCTGGGCGGTTTTTCCATCCAAAATAAAGTTCTCGAAATTGAGATAAGGGTAGGGATGAACAATGAATCCAGGACCCCTGGCAGCTTCAAGCCTGGCCTGAGACGGGAGCAGAGCAAACAGTGACTACTCTGTGTTCCCCAGCGTGTATGTGTGGCGGGGGTAGAGGAACGTTCTTCTATGGGGGGCTGGTGGGCTGGATCTTCAATGACGACAGATCCAGAGCCGAGGGGTGGACACCCTCCACCTCTTTGCACCAGGCCCCAGCTTAAGGTCCCGTCCCTCCCCATTCTCGCGGCGACACCGAGACAAGAGTGTCTAGAGACCATGTCGGCCTACACGGCTGCGCGGGGTTAAAGACTACAGACCAGCGCCCTGGCCGGGCTGCGACTCAGCTCCAGCCTCCAAATCCTGCGccctccaccacctcctccaggaagccacccTCGCTCGCCGCCAGCCCTCTTGGAGGCAGGAAGCCGACCATGGGCGTAGAGTAACGGCCCCGCCCGCATCGGTGGGCCCGG contains these protein-coding regions:
- the USP19 gene encoding ubiquitin carboxyl-terminal hydrolase 19 isoform X9, encoding MSGGASTTGPRRGPPGLEEATSKKKQKDRANQESKDGDPRRGSVSSREEQAKEELLLDWRQSADEVIVKLRVGAGPLRLEEVDAAFTDTDCVVRLPGGRQWGGVFYAEIESSCTKVQARKGGLLQLALPKKVPLLTWPSLLKKPLGTQEALPGLRCQENGQEPSPIALEPGPEPRRGKQEARNQKRAQGRGEVGAGAGPGAQAGPSAKRAVHLRRGPDGEGSRDGPGPRGDAPPFLAETATQAEAEEQLRVPPLNPQTCLLGSEENLALLAGEKTVSPSNDPVSPAMARSRDPEKGDRSKEEMTEAADALTLVDEPESMVNLAFVKNDSYEKGPDSVVVHVYVKEICRDTSRVLFREQDFTLIFQTRDGNFLRLHPGCGPHTIFRWQVKLRNLIEPEQCTFCFTASRIDICLRKRQSQRWGGLEAPAARGAVGGAKVAVPTGPTPLDSTPPGGAPHPLTGQEEARAVEKEKPKARSEDTGLDGVVARTPMEHVAPKPEPHLASPKPTCMVPPMPHSPVSGDSVEEEEEEEKKVCLPGFTGLVNLGNTCFMNSVIQSLSNTRELRDFFHDRSFEAEINYNNPLGTGGRLAIGFAVLLRALWKGTHHAFQPSKLKAIVASKASQFTGYAQHDAQEFMAFLLDGLHEDLNRIQNKPYTETVDSDGRPDEVVAEEAWQRHKMRNDSFIVDLFQGQYKSKLVCPVCAKVSITFDPFLYLPVPLPQKQKVLPVFYFAREPHSKPIKFLVSISKENSSASEVLESLSQSVHVKPENLRLAEVIKNRFHRVFLPSHSLDTVSPSDTLLCFELLSPELAKERVVVLEVQQRPQVPSIPISKCAACQRKQQSEDEKLKRCTRCYRVGYCNQLCQKTHWPDHKGLCRPENIGYPFLVSVPASRLTYARLAQLLEGYARYSVSVFQPPFQPGRMALESQGTGCTTLLSTSSLEAGDSERDPIQPPELQLVTPVAEGDTGVPRTWAAPDRGSVPSTSGVSSEVLASGPVEVGSLPAGERMSRPEAAVPGYQHPSEAINAHTPQFFIYKIDASNREQRLEDKGDTPLELGEDCSLALVWRNNERLQEFVLVASKELECAEDPGSAGEAARAGHFTLDQCLNLFTRPEVLAPEEAWYCPQCKQHREASKQLLLWRLPNVLIVQLKRFSFRSFIWRDKINDLVEFPVRNLDLSKFCIGQKEEQLPSYDLYAVINHYGGMIGGHYTACARLPNDRSSQRSDVGWRLFDDSTVTTVDESQVVTRYAYVLFYRRRNSPVERPPRAGHSEHHPDLGPAAEAAASQGLGPGQAPEVAPTRTAPERFAPPVDRPAPTYSNMEEVD
- the USP19 gene encoding ubiquitin carboxyl-terminal hydrolase 19 isoform X6 gives rise to the protein MSGGASTTGPRRGPPGLEEATSKKKQKDRANQESKDGDPRRGSVSSREEQAKEELLLDWRQSADEVIVKLRVGAGPLRLEEVDAAFTDTDCVVRLPGGRQWGGVFYAEIESSCTKVQARKGGLLQLALPKKVPLLTWPSLLKKPLGTQEALPGLRCQENGQEPSPIALEPGPEPRRGKQEARNQKRAQGRGEVGAGAGPGAQAGPSAKRAVHLRRGPDGEGSRDGPGPRGDAPPFLAETATQAEAEEQLRVPPLNPQTCLLGSEENLALLAGEKTVSPSNDPVSPAMARSRDPEKGDRSKEEMTEAADALTLVDEPESMVNLAFVKNDSYEKGPDSVVVHVYVKEICRDTSRVLFREQDFTLIFQTRDGNFLRLHPGCGPHTIFRWQVKLRNLIEPEQCTFCFTASRIDICLRKRQSQRWGGLEAPAARVGGAKVAVPTGPTPLDSTPPGGAPHPLTGQEEARAVEKEKPKARSEDTGLDGVVARTPMEHVAPKPEPHLASPKPTCMVPPMPHSPVSGDSVEEEEEEEKKVCLPGFTGLVNLGNTCFMNSVIQSLSNTRELRDFFHDRSFEAEINYNNPLGTGGRLAIGFAVLLRALWKGTHHAFQPSKLKAIVASKASQFTGYAQHDAQEFMAFLLDGLHEDLNRIQNKPYTETVDSDGRPDEVVAEEAWQRHKMRNDSFIVDLFQGQYKSKLVCPVCAKVSITFDPFLYLPVPLPQKQKVLPVFYFAREPHSKPIKFLVSISKENSSASEVLESLSQSVHVKPENLRLAEVIKNRFHRVFLPSHSLDTVSPSDTLLCFELLSPELAKERVVVLEVQQRPQVPSIPISKCAACQRKQQSEDEKLKRCTRCYRVGYCNQLCQKTHWPDHKGLCRPENIGYPFLVSVPASRLTYARLAQLLEGYARYSVSVFQPPFQPGRMALESQGTGCTTLLSTSSLEAGDSERDPIQPPELQLVTPVAEGDTGVPRTWAAPDRGSVPSTSGVSSEVLASGPVEVGSLPAGERMSRPEAAVPGYQHPSEAINAHTPQFFIYKIDASNREQRLEDKGDTPLELGEDCSLALVWRNNERLQEFVLVASKELECAEDPGSAGEAARAGHFTLDQCLNLFTRPEVLAPEEAWYCPQCKQHREASKQLLLWRLPNVLIVQLKRFSFRSFIWRDKINDLVEFPVRNLDLSKFCIGQKEEQLPSYDLYAVINHYGGMIGGHYTACARLPNDRSSQRSDVGWRLFDDSTVTTVDESQVVTRYAYVLFYRRRNSPVERPPRAGHSEHHPDLGPAAEAAASQASRIWQELEAEEEPVPEGPVPLGPWGPQDWVGPPPRGPTTPDEGCLRYFVLGTVAALVALVLNVFYPLVSQSRWR
- the USP19 gene encoding ubiquitin carboxyl-terminal hydrolase 19 isoform X10; this encodes MSGGASTTGPRRGPPGLEEATSKKKQKDRANQESKDGDPRRGSVSSREEQAKEELLLDWRQSADEVIVKLRVGAGPLRLEEVDAAFTDTDCVVRLPGGRQWGGVFYAEIESSCTKVQARKGGLLQLALPKKVPLLTWPSLLKKPLGTQEALPGLRCQENGQEPSPIALEPGPEPRRGKQEARNQKRAQGRGEVGAGAGPGAQAGPSAKRAVHLRRGPDGEGSRDGPGPRGDAPPFLAETATQAEAEEQLRVPPLNPQTCLLGSEENLALLAGEKTVSPSNDPVSPAMARSRDPEKGDRSKEEMTEAADALTLVDGKEPESMVNLAFVKNDSYEKGPDSVVVHVYVKEICRDTSRVLFREQDFTLIFQTRDGNFLRLHPGCGPHTIFRWQVKLRNLIEPEQCTFCFTASRIDICLRKRQSQRWGGLEAPAARVGGAKVAVPTGPTPLDSTPPGGAPHPLTGQEEARAVEKEKPKARSEDTGLDGVVARTPMEHVAPKPEPHLASPKPTCMVPPMPHSPVSGDSVEEEEEEEKKVCLPGFTGLVNLGNTCFMNSVIQSLSNTRELRDFFHDRSFEAEINYNNPLGTGGRLAIGFAVLLRALWKGTHHAFQPSKLKAIVASKASQFTGYAQHDAQEFMAFLLDGLHEDLNRIQNKPYTETVDSDGRPDEVVAEEAWQRHKMRNDSFIVDLFQGQYKSKLVCPVCAKVSITFDPFLYLPVPLPQKQKVLPVFYFAREPHSKPIKFLVSISKENSSASEVLESLSQSVHVKPENLRLAEVIKNRFHRVFLPSHSLDTVSPSDTLLCFELLSPELAKERVVVLEVQQRPQVPSIPISKCAACQRKQQSEDEKLKRCTRCYRVGYCNQLCQKTHWPDHKGLCRPENIGYPFLVSVPASRLTYARLAQLLEGYARYSVSVFQPPFQPGRMALESQGTGCTTLLSTSSLEAGDSERDPIQPPELQLVTPVAEGDTGVPRTWAAPDRGSVPSTSGVSSEVLASGPVEVGSLPAGERMSRPEAAVPGYQHPSEAINAHTPQFFIYKIDASNREQRLEDKGDTPLELGEDCSLALVWRNNERLQEFVLVASKELECAEDPGSAGEAARAGHFTLDQCLNLFTRPEVLAPEEAWYCPQCKQHREASKQLLLWRLPNVLIVQLKRFSFRSFIWRDKINDLVEFPVRNLDLSKFCIGQKEEQLPSYDLYAVINHYGGMIGGHYTACARLPNDRSSQRSDVGWRLFDDSTVTTVDESQVVTRYAYVLFYRRRNSPVERPPRAGHSEHHPDLGPAAEAAASQGLGPGQAPEVAPTRTAPERFAPPVDRPAPTYSNMEEVD
- the USP19 gene encoding ubiquitin carboxyl-terminal hydrolase 19 isoform X7; the protein is MSGGASTTGPRRGPPGLEEATSKKKQKDRANQESKDGDPRRGSVSSREEQAKEELLLDWRQSADEVIVKLRVGAGPLRLEEVDAAFTDTDCVVRLPGGRQWGGVFYAEIESSCTKVQARKGGLLQLALPKKVPLLTWPSLLKKPLGTQEALPGLRCQENGQEPSPIALEPGPEPRRGKQEARNQKRAQGRGEVGAGAGPGAQAGPSAKRAVHLRRGPDGEGSRDGPGPRGDAPPFLAETATQAEAEEQLRVPPLNPQTCLLGSEENLALLAGEKTVSPSNDPVSPAMARSRDPEKEPESMVNLAFVKNDSYEKGPDSVVVHVYVKEICRDTSRVLFREQDFTLIFQTRDGNFLRLHPGCGPHTIFRWQVKLRNLIEPEQCTFCFTASRIDICLRKRQSQRWGGLEAPAARGAVGGAKVAVPTGPTPLDSTPPGGAPHPLTGQEEARAVEKEKPKARSEDTGLDGVVARTPMEHVAPKPEPHLASPKPTCMVPPMPHSPVSGDSVEEEEEEEKKVCLPGFTGLVNLGNTCFMNSVIQSLSNTRELRDFFHDRSFEAEINYNNPLGTGGRLAIGFAVLLRALWKGTHHAFQPSKLKAIVASKASQFTGYAQHDAQEFMAFLLDGLHEDLNRIQNKPYTETVDSDGRPDEVVAEEAWQRHKMRNDSFIVDLFQGQYKSKLVCPVCAKVSITFDPFLYLPVPLPQKQKVLPVFYFAREPHSKPIKFLVSISKENSSASEVLESLSQSVHVKPENLRLAEVIKNRFHRVFLPSHSLDTVSPSDTLLCFELLSPELAKERVVVLEVQQRPQVPSIPISKCAACQRKQQSEDEKLKRCTRCYRVGYCNQLCQKTHWPDHKGLCRPENIGYPFLVSVPASRLTYARLAQLLEGYARYSVSVFQPPFQPGRMALESQGTGCTTLLSTSSLEAGDSERDPIQPPELQLVTPVAEGDTGVPRTWAAPDRGSVPSTSGVSSEVLASGPVEVGSLPAGERMSRPEAAVPGYQHPSEAINAHTPQFFIYKIDASNREQRLEDKGDTPLELGEDCSLALVWRNNERLQEFVLVASKELECAEDPGSAGEAARAGHFTLDQCLNLFTRPEVLAPEEAWYCPQCKQHREASKQLLLWRLPNVLIVQLKRFSFRSFIWRDKINDLVEFPVRNLDLSKFCIGQKEEQLPSYDLYAVINHYGGMIGGHYTACARLPNDRSSQRSDVGWRLFDDSTVTTVDESQVVTRYAYVLFYRRRNSPVERPPRAGHSEHHPDLGPAAEAAASQASRIWQELEAEEEPVPEGPVPLGPWGPQDWVGPPPRGPTTPDEGCLRYFVLGTVAALVALVLNVFYPLVSQSRWR
- the USP19 gene encoding ubiquitin carboxyl-terminal hydrolase 19 isoform X4, producing MSGGASTTGPRRGPPGLEEATSKKKQKDRANQESKDGDPRRGSVSSREEQAKEELLLDWRQSADEVIVKLRVGAGPLRLEEVDAAFTDTDCVVRLPGGRQWGGVFYAEIESSCTKVQARKGGLLQLALPKKVPLLTWPSLLKKPLGTQEALPGLRCQENGQEPSPIALEPGPEPRRGKQEARNQKRAQGRGEVGAGAGPGAQAGPSAKRAVHLRRGPDGEGSRDGPGPRGDAPPFLAETATQAEAEEQLRVPPLNPQTCLLGSEENLALLAGEKTVSPSNDPVSPAMARSRDPEKGDRSKEEMTEAADALTLVDGKEPESMVNLAFVKNDSYEKGPDSVVVHVYVKEICRDTSRVLFREQDFTLIFQTRDGNFLRLHPGCGPHTIFRWQVKLRNLIEPEQCTFCFTASRIDICLRKRQSQRWGGLEAPAARVGGAKVAVPTGPTPLDSTPPGGAPHPLTGQEEARAVEKEKPKARSEDTGLDGVVARTPMEHVAPKPEPHLASPKPTCMVPPMPHSPVSGDSVEEEEEEEKKVCLPGFTGLVNLGNTCFMNSVIQSLSNTRELRDFFHDRSFEAEINYNNPLGTGGRLAIGFAVLLRALWKGTHHAFQPSKLKAIVASKASQFTGYAQHDAQEFMAFLLDGLHEDLNRIQNKPYTETVDSDGRPDEVVAEEAWQRHKMRNDSFIVDLFQGQYKSKLVCPVCAKVSITFDPFLYLPVPLPQKQKVLPVFYFAREPHSKPIKFLVSISKENSSASEVLESLSQSVHVKPENLRLAEVIKNRFHRVFLPSHSLDTVSPSDTLLCFELLSPELAKERVVVLEVQQRPQVPSIPISKCAACQRKQQSEDEKLKRCTRCYRVGYCNQLCQKTHWPDHKGLCRPENIGYPFLVSVPASRLTYARLAQLLEGYARYSVSVFQPPFQPGRMALESQGTGCTTLLSTSSLEAGDSERDPIQPPELQLVTPVAEGDTGVPRTWAAPDRGSVPSTSGVSSEVLASGPVEVGSLPAGERMSRPEAAVPGYQHPSEAINAHTPQFFIYKIDASNREQRLEDKGDTPLELGEDCSLALVWRNNERLQEFVLVASKELECAEDPGSAGEAARAGHFTLDQCLNLFTRPEVLAPEEAWYCPQCKQHREASKQLLLWRLPNVLIVQLKRFSFRSFIWRDKINDLVEFPVRNLDLSKFCIGQKEEQLPSYDLYAVINHYGGMIGGHYTACARLPNDRSSQRSDVGWRLFDDSTVTTVDESQVVTRYAYVLFYRRRNSPVERPPRAGHSEHHPDLGPAAEAAASQASRIWQELEAEEEPVPEGPVPLGPWGPQDWVGPPPRGPTTPDEGCLRYFVLGTVAALVALVLNVFYPLVSQSRWR
- the USP19 gene encoding ubiquitin carboxyl-terminal hydrolase 19 isoform X8, whose translation is MSGGASTTGPRRGPPGLEEATSKKKQKDRANQESKDGDPRRGSVSSREEQAKEELLLDWRQSADEVIVKLRVGAGPLRLEEVDAAFTDTDCVVRLPGGRQWGGVFYAEIESSCTKVQARKGGLLQLALPKKVPLLTWPSLLKKPLGTQEALPGLRCQENGQEPSPIALEPGPEPRRGKQEARNQKRAQGRGEVGAGAGPGAQAGPSAKRAVHLRRGPDGEGSRDGPGPRGDAPPFLAETATQAEAEEQLRVPPLNPQTCLLGSEENLALLAGEKTVSPSNDPVSPAMARSRDPEKGDRSKEEMTEAADALTLVDGKEPESMVNLAFVKNDSYEKGPDSVVVHVYVKEICRDTSRVLFREQDFTLIFQTRDGNFLRLHPGCGPHTIFRWQVKLRNLIEPEQCTFCFTASRIDICLRKRQSQRWGGLEAPAARGAVGGAKVAVPTGPTPLDSTPPGGAPHPLTGQEEARAVEKEKPKARSEDTGLDGVVARTPMEHVAPKPEPHLASPKPTCMVPPMPHSPVSGDSVEEEEEEEKKVCLPGFTGLVNLGNTCFMNSVIQSLSNTRELRDFFHDRSFEAEINYNNPLGTGGRLAIGFAVLLRALWKGTHHAFQPSKLKAIVASKASQFTGYAQHDAQEFMAFLLDGLHEDLNRIQNKPYTETVDSDGRPDEVVAEEAWQRHKMRNDSFIVDLFQGQYKSKLVCPVCAKVSITFDPFLYLPVPLPQKQKVLPVFYFAREPHSKPIKFLVSISKENSSASEVLESLSQSVHVKPENLRLAEVIKNRFHRVFLPSHSLDTVSPSDTLLCFELLSPELAKERVVVLEVQQRPQVPSIPISKCAACQRKQQSEDEKLKRCTRCYRVGYCNQLCQKTHWPDHKGLCRPENIGYPFLVSVPASRLTYARLAQLLEGYARYSVSVFQPPFQPGRMALESQGTGCTTLLSTSSLEAGDSERDPIQPPELQLVTPVAEGDTGVPRTWAAPDRGSVPSTSGVSSEVLASGPVEVGSLPAGERMSRPEAAVPGYQHPSEAINAHTPQFFIYKIDASNREQRLEDKGDTPLELGEDCSLALVWRNNERLQEFVLVASKELECAEDPGSAGEAARAGHFTLDQCLNLFTRPEVLAPEEAWYCPQCKQHREASKQLLLWRLPNVLIVQLKRFSFRSFIWRDKINDLVEFPVRNLDLSKFCIGQKEEQLPSYDLYAVINHYGGMIGGHYTACARLPNDRSSQRSDVGWRLFDDSTVTTVDESQVVTRYAYVLFYRRRNSPVERPPRAGHSEHHPDLGPAAEAAASQGLGPGQAPEVAPTRTAPERFAPPVDRPAPTYSNMEEVD